GAAGTGGTGCAATTACTTTCGTATCAATATATACATCCTTTTGCTTCAATAATTCCTCATCTATATATTGAACCAATTTCTCCTGTTTTAAACGTCTACCTTTATCATCGTAGAAAATAAAACTCTCATCAAAAATAAGATGCACACAGGACAAACGTGATTTCCGGCTACGCACTTGTTGCCTTAGCGACTCAATAAACATTTGATATTCTTGTTCCAACTTATATTCATCAATCGCCACTTCGGCAAGCTTAGCTACCATTTCCCTATATGTACGAAGACGAAAACGAACATATGATGAAAACGAGAATGAAAGTGGATCACAAAGCCAGTTATTTAAAGAAGATTTAATATATGATTCAAATGTGTGACGCGTTAATTCACGGGTAATTCCTTTTCTTCTTCCCTTTAAAATCTCATGTGCCATATGCAATATTTGATGACACTCTTCCTCTTCTTCATAAAAAAACTTCTCTTTTAAGATTGTATATATCCACTCATTTTGTTTCACATTCACAATAAAATATACCATTACTGGCAATAAAATCTTTTCAATATAATTCGATTCACCTACTGGTATGTGAATCACCACTTTTTGTTCCTGTAAATACACACTCGTTTCCTCATATAACAGTTCCGCTCTTTTCAGTAGTTGTCTATATACGTGCATAGCATCATTTTTTTCTTCGAAGCAAATTTCAATCACTTTTGTCCCCCCTTTTATCCCTGCTCTAAAGGACTGTATCTATACGTTACAAATCCTATAAGAGTCCGTTCCGCGTGAAGTTCACTCTTAGTAGAATTACATTTCCTATCGTTAGAAAATCCACTCAATATGGCTTGCTAATTTTATATATATTAAGGGAGGGAGAAAAAAATGATACAAGCTACTACGAATTTT
This Bacillus paramycoides DNA region includes the following protein-coding sequences:
- the ytxC gene encoding putative sporulation protein YtxC, which gives rise to MIEICFEEKNDAMHVYRQLLKRAELLYEETSVYLQEQKVVIHIPVGESNYIEKILLPVMVYFIVNVKQNEWIYTILKEKFFYEEEEECHQILHMAHEILKGRRKGITRELTRHTFESYIKSSLNNWLCDPLSFSFSSYVRFRLRTYREMVAKLAEVAIDEYKLEQEYQMFIESLRQQVRSRKSRLSCVHLIFDESFIFYDDKGRRLKQEKLVQYIDEELLKQKDVYIDTKVIAPLLSISPKKIYLYTKEQDHNMIITLRNVFQERVQLHGLHEFERNVKNLKNKGNALDFLSF